The Oreochromis niloticus isolate F11D_XX linkage group LG4, O_niloticus_UMD_NMBU, whole genome shotgun sequence DNA segment TTGCAGCCCACCCGACATCACCACGGAGGAAACTACCCACCCCTtcacacaccaaccaggaccaaAGCCCCCAAGGCCTAGCCCGGAGGCGGAGAACCCCAGAAccagttttctctggtcccctccccaatcagaccaggagtgacatgtttagccgcatgttctccttaaattgctggctgtctgagtggtgtcccagaaacgatgtgggcttcatagataattggcaaaccttctggaggaaacctggtcttgttaggagagacggcatccatcccactttggatggagcagctctcatttctagaaatatggaccaatttattaaaccccccaaaatatgactatccagagttgggaccaggaagcagagttgcagtcttacacgcctctctgcagcttctctcctcctgctaccccccaaaaacccatctccattgagactgtgtcagctcccaaaaagacaaaaaacaaactaaaaaccagcaacaaaaatcacaaagaaagaacaatacagtatccacatctgaaccaaagagtaaaacagtgaaatgtggtgtgatggcatgccacacaTGGTAAGCTCCACACCTCACCACCAGTTGATTCACCTTAGTTTAATTTACAGTCACTACTTTAAAATATTCTACTTATTCTTCaatattgtttctttattaaatgtatttatttttccatcacacCTTCCAATGTTTATATGGCGTGCACACATATTAACCTTGCAAGGTCTAAGTTCtgtttttatgttatattaatacatttctctttgtttgagTTACCTGGGGGTTGGCGTCTTCTCCTGTCTGGCAAAAGGTGTGGCAAAGGGCTGGGAGAGCTGAAGTACCACTGACAGCCTAATTGGACAGACCCACATGCTTCATTGCCTGGGGggtgtttcatgtttgtttaattgttttgtattagttggttatatggcagccattttttttcccccgtgTGTGTCATTTGGTTTAGCTAAGCCAGTATTTAAGTCCCCCCCGTGTGTCATTTCAACAGGTCAGTTTAtcatatgtttgtttgtttgtggttttgttAATTATTATCTTGAGTTTAGTCTATTGAGTTGACCTCTTTTACTGGTCTGCCTGTTTATGTTTTGGctttgttaaatatatttttatatttttgggtCAATAAAACCCCCTTTTTTTTGAATTAAAACCACCTGTGTCCTTTATGCTTTACTGCTTGGTCCCTGacatgtggattattaaatattaggtctctctcctccaagtctctgttagtacatgacttaataattgatcaacaaatcgatttactctgccttacagaaacctggttgcagcaggatgagtatgttagtttaaatgaatcaacacccccgagtcattctaactaccagaaacctcgaagcacaggccgagggggcggtgtggcagcaatttttcacaccagcctattaatcaacgaaagaccaagacagacttttaattcatttgaaagcctgatgcttagcctctcctgtctgatcatttcctgataacatttacatttacaataattgattacacagcagtggagagtagactttatcacagtagatgtctttctgaaagtgctgtaactaagtttaagaatataatccacccactgttatcatcttcaatgccctgtaccaacatagagcagagcagctatctgaacgctactccaacagaggtggattatcttgttaataattttacctcctcactacgtacgactctggatactgtagctcctgtgaaaactaaggcctcaaatcagaagtacctgactccgtggtataattctcaaacacgtagcctaaagcagataacccataagctggagaggaaatggcgtgtcacaaatttagaggatcatcatttagcctggagaaatagtttgctgctttataagaaagccctccgcaaagccagaacatcttactattcgtcactgattgaagaaaataagaacaaccccaggtttctcttcagcactgtagccaggctgacaaacagtcagagctctactgagccaaccatccctttaacgttaactagtaatgacttcatgaacttcttcacaaataaaattttaatcattagagaaaaaattaccaataatcatcccacagatgtaatattactGCAAAAGCTCAGTTACATGTATGAGACATATTCATCTTCTGATTTCACCTCTGCTCTGGGATTTTACAGCACACTGTTAGCTTAATATCTAACACCCAACTTGTCTTGCAGTGGCTGTGTAACTTCAGGTGGACTCAGAGAGCAGAACACATGGTGGCACAGGGGTTTGCAATGAAGGAAATTTATTGACAGTAAAACGCTATTTACAGGGACAGTGTCTTTACAAAGCAGTACATGTatagaaacaggaaaaacacacactggtGGCGCACTCGATCAAAGGGCAGAGGGATATTGGAGTTAGGAGTGTTTTGCCGGAAACTGAAAAGGAACATAAATGGGAATTTAACGAGAGTTGGAGCGCTTACTTGGTACAGTCTGACAATACAACCTTCCAGAAAGTTGTCAGAAGCCAGACAAGGTGgcacggagagagactgagaggCGGAATGAGGACTAAAACTCCGTACAGCCTTGAAAGATGATTTCCACAGACTCTAGTAGGCAGGCGGGGAGGTACACAGGCACTCTTGAAAGAACAATATTCTGACACTAGGCATGTGTCGTGCCGTTCCTTAAGAACGCTTCTGACGAAAGCGTCTGATGAATAACAGGTGTACCAGAGGCTCAGTGAATCGCTGCCCCGCCTACCTGTGCCGAAAAAGGAGacacaagaaacacaaacaaaaaactccacACAACCATAATCCTGCTCCTAATAGTGGCTTGTTGTTTACTGGAAATGTTGTGAGTTCATCCGATGGTCTAAGCACTGACAGTGAATATTGTTTTCTTCCTTTGTCCAGCTGTGATCAGGGTTTGCACATCTGTCCTGTTCACTCTCTGCTTTGAATCTGTGATAAAGTTAAAGGCAGAGCTGCAGCAGGACTCACTGATAGCTTCCTGATTCTCCTTTTCTCATTACTGTCAGCAGGAGGTcaacttttctctttctcttaatGCTCTGACTTTAATTTTGTCTGTTCCTATTAGAGCTGCTTACCTCCCTGtgaccatcatcatcaccatcatcatggATGCTGCTGACGCTCTGGTTGATAGATTCTTCTCTTGGGTGGAGCTACAGAAAGAATGTGCTGACAAACTGGACAAACTGGCTGATGAGTTGGAGGAAACACAGAAGAATGTTAACACTGCTAAAGTTGTGGGCAGTTCTCTATCTGTGGGTGGAGCCGCTGCCATGACTGCAGCAGGTGTAGCAACCATGATCACAGGTGGAGCAGCACTACCTGTTATAGCTATGGCAGGTGGAGCAGCATCCTGGGCTGGTTTAGCTACTGACGCATCGTGTGATGTTGTAAATCTCACCAGAGCAGAAAAAACCTCGGAAGAGGCTGAAGAAGTTGTAGAGAAGATTGAGAATCTTCATGAGGAGATTGACAAACTTTTGGAGTCACTGAAAAAGGAATTTCAGAAGAAAGAAGATCACGATGACTCCTGTAGTGATGATCACCTGATGGAGAGCATCCTGAGAGAAATGGCCAAACGTAACGGACTGATAGTAGATGACACTGTCAGTTTAAAGAAGATCCTGGAGGATCACGTTCAGTGTCTGAAGCCAGTGatcttgtctttcttttcattAGAAATCTCGGTCACTGCAACAGTCATAGCCAAGTCTGTGAGAAAGTTACTGACAAAAGGAGGAACAAAAGCAGCAAAGGGAGTAGCGAAGAGTGTAGCTggaaaaacagcaggaaaagcTGTGGGACGTGTAAGTATCACAGACAGTAACAGACACAGTAGGGGGCGCTGTTTCCTGCCTTAGTCACTCAGAAGGTAAATGTAAAGACTGACGTAGTCGTGTGGTCTGCAGCTGTTCCTGCACACAGATGTTCACACGTCTCTCAGGCTGAATACGAAACACTCTGCAGCTGAAACTGTTGTTTTATGATCAAAGTGCAGGTGGACACACAGCTTTAAGTTCAGCTTTCAACAACTTTATGTGAATTAACGCTTTTAGACCACAGACATGTAGACTCAAACTCAGAATGCTGAAAGCAGAATCGGGATTAACAGGTTTGTTTTTCCAGTACAGAGGATAAAGATGAGAAGGTGAGCTGATGACCTCTTCATCTGTTTTCACTTTAGCCTGAAATGTTCATGTTCATGGGTCAGGGGTTCTTTACAGTCAGGTGGGAAGGAAATGGTGGACATCTCTTTCAGGGCTTGTTTATTGTGTATGACACATTGATAAATGAGAGTCCAACTTTTGTTATTTATGTAATTTTCTTTTCATGATCAGATGGCAGGAGGAATACTTGGACTTCTGTTCTCAGTTCCAGAGCTGATTGAGAACTGGAACAACATGGACATCTGTGAGACAGAAGCCAGTAAGAGCCTGAAAGAGAACGCTAAGGCCATACGGACCGAGTCTGAGAACATGAAGAAAGACCTTCAGGAAATCCTGTAAGTCTGAAAATAAACTTATTCACAGTTGTGTCTATTTCCTGAGATAAAGTATCAGCACTGTACACTAACACAGGAGCACTTCATTACAGCATGCATCACTGGAAGAAAACGTGTCTAAATTCTCGAACTTTATCATTTTTCTTTCAGAAATGTCTTTCGGAGGTTAGCTAAAGTTAAAGACTGCATAGACAACAGGACGAGGAGCAGCGATGACAAGAAAGAATTAATAGAGTTTGCAGTGGAACATTGCAAAGATGAAGATGCTCTGCAGTGGCTGAGAGAAAACTCAGAGTTTGAAACTTTCTTCAAACTCATTGATTTGTTTCGAttcttgacaaaaaaaaaggaagaaaagaagctCCACTCCAACAACATTGACATCACCTTTGTAGCACATGGATCGATCACAGACTCCATGATATCAGCCAACTGTTTGCTGCCTCTGTCCAAAATCACTGATGTGGTCCTGTACTCTCCCTGGAACTGTGCCATCGATGCTAAAGTAGCCTACGGTGTTGCTACAGGACTCATAGAGCCTCAGCACAGAGTTTTCAGCTGTGAAACTCCTGATCAGGAACGTTGTTGCTGCTGTCATTGTCGCTCCTGTAGAAATAAAAAAGTCTGTGAAGTTCCTGATGCAGATCATCAACCCACAAAACGTCCAGATGAGTGGAACTCCATGACGAAGGCTGGAGATCGAAAGATTCCTAACATCATGCTGCGTCCACTACGACAACGCAAGGACGGTGCTTGGAAAAATTTTGAGATTCTCAAGGATAAGTATTGTGAACCTGAGGGAAACCGCATCATTGTCCCATTTATCCTCCCAGggaggagaaaagaagaagtCCCATTCTTTGTTGTCTCCTTGGCTCTGTCTCAGGTGCTCCTGTTCTCCAGGTTTCAAGCCACACTCCATCTCACTGCCTGTTTGGGAAAAATATCCAGAGAGATAAAAATTGATGAAGACACCCTGAAGGAGCAGTATGCCTGCACCATCGACAGCACAAGAATGACATCTTCACAAGGAAAGCCAcgacaaaagaacaaaagattgTTCAAAGCTTTTAAAGTTCTGTTTGGTTAGACATCCTGCATTTCTCAAAGATGAAAGAAATTGTAGAGTCATAAGGTGTTGAAAGTTATTCTTTGTCACATACCCACCTTGGTCAGTCAGaccatcttttttcttctccatttcCCCGCACACAAAAACCTTAAGACCAACGGGCAGAACTGCTAAAGTTTGGCTGGAGGGAGCTGTCTCTTATCTACAGGACTCTTCCATTCTGTCACTTGAAAACACTGAATTCAAAATCTGTCCCCTGATCTGGAGGAAAACACATCATCCGTGCTGTCCTACATTAACTTCACTGTAGGTGTATCCAAATGAGAAACCGTGGATAAACAGTGAAATCAAGTGACACCAGGTTTCAAATGTGCAAACTATGAATAGAGGAGGACCTTAGTGCTAATACCTGTAATACCTGTACATCACAGATGTTCACACAAATCAACGACTCTGTCAGCATGGTAGAGGAACTCAACTGCTTTTTTGCACGATTTCATAGCTGCAGTCACAACCCAGTCATAAACCAACAGGTGACAACCCAAGGTCCCCTCCTCTACTCACTCATCAGCTCATCAGGTACAGCTGCCTCTCTGTACCATCAACACAAGGAAAGCAGCCGGTCCTGATGGAGCGCATGGATGCTTGCTACAGGCCTGTGCTAACCAACTAACAGAGGTATTCACTCACATCAACATCTCTCTGTCCTCATGCACATTAGCTGCTTGTCTCAAATCCATGACCATTACACCTCTGCTCAAACAATCCACAGTAAACTGTCTCAATGATTATACCCCGATAATTTCAAAATGCTGAAATGACAGATACTCAAACTAAGGAACCCACCCCAGGTGATCCAGATCAACATCAGTTAGTCTACTGAGCAAACAAATCAACTGAAGATGCTATCTGTGTGGCTCTCAACACTGCCCTCACTCacctatttatatatatatatatatatatatgtatatgtatatatatatatatatatatatatatgtatatatatatatatatatatatatatatatagatagatagatagatatatatctctgtctatatctatatctatatgtgtgtgtgtatttatgttacGACTTGAAAGGTGGGACGTTCTTTAAATTTGAACAAAATCACATAAGCCAATATTTAATTCACAACTGAAGATAAATAAGAtaacaaatgtttaaactgagaaatgtTACTATTTTAAGCACAAAACaagctcattttaaatttgatgccTGCTACAGTTCCCAAAATAgtcaaatggctgaaaaagcaAGAAAGTTCCAAACGATTCAGCTGGGAGAAGATGTAACAAGTAATTAACCCTaacatgcatgaattatgacaacctcaatcaggattttttcttaagtatttttattcatctttaggcatgaaaagatgaataaaaatacaaccAGTGGGTAGCAGGTATGGAGTGACACttcagtgtccaatgtagtggtttgTGTGCAAATATACCATCaaaactgacacaaatacaagaaaacagcctttgaatagctgccCACTGTGACTACTATGCGTGAAAGGGTTAACTGATGTCAGGTTTGTGACACAACTGCCTGTAAAAGGGATGTCTCAGTAAGGCAGCGTCTCTCAAAAGTAAAGATAGACAGAGGCTCTCCAAAGTGTGAAAGAGTGTGTAAAAAGATTGTGGACTACTTCAAAAACAATGTTCTTCAATGTCAAATTATAAAAGGCTTTCCAACTCTCATTATCTACAATGCATCAGATCATCAAAAGATTTAGAGAAACCGGAGATGTCTCTGCGCACAAGGCCCAAGACCTTCATTGGAAACCCGAGGTCTTCGGGCCCTCTGACAACATTCCATTACTCATCGGCGTGATTGCGTCCCTGACATTACTAAATGGGCCCAGGAATACTTCCAGAAACCACTGTTGGTAAACACAATCCACCGTGCCATCTACAGATGCCAACTAAATCTCTGTCATGCACAAAGGAAGTCATATTTGAACATGCTCAGTTCAAAAGCCAGCGTCTCTGATGGTATGGAGTGCATAAGTGCATATTGTTTGGGTAGCTGACATGTTTTGAAAGCAACTATGAATGCTGAAAGGTGTATAAAGGTTTCACAGCAACATGTGCTCTCCTCCAGATGACGTGTATTTCAGCAGGACAAACCACATGCAGCTGTTACATCAGCATGGCTTTGTCAGAGACAAGTCCAGGTGCTGAATTGGCCTGCCCCATCAGTCCCAGATAGAGAAGATTTGGCacatcaattaaaaaaatatatgtcaaaGACTACCATGAGCTCTTCGGCAGGTGGAAACCTATATCAGGAAAGAATGGGACTCAATTCCACCCCAAACCTCCAGAAACAATAACGCTGATCCCCAGGTATCTTCAGACTGTTTGAAAAGAAGAGGGGATGTTACACCGTGGTAAACATGCCCCACCCTGATTATTCTGAGACCTGTAGCAAATATCCAATCTGAAATGAGCCCATTTTGTGTataaaatagtaaaatgtctCCATTTAAATGTTGGTTGTGTTATTTATGTACTGTTGTGAATGAAATATTGGCTTGGATGATTTGAAAgtcttgtttttcatttctctcaaaTTTAAAGAACGTCGCAACTTCTCTGGAGTTCGGGTTGTATCTAACTGTTGTGCAGCATGTGAGGGAGTACATCTATAATTTTAGCATGCTTGCATAATAACAAAACATTTTGATGACCTACAACAAAGAGCTGAAGCAAATAGACACATAAATATCTTTTCCCAGGTTTCTTTATCCAGTTTCAGCCAACAATGCAAACAAGACTTGCAGCTAATAGTGGTGGAAGGGGACAAGCTAAAGAAGGTGAACAAAAATCGTtggtaaaaacagacaaaactgagaaaacaaCAGTGGACGGGATGGTGGCTGAGGAGCACACTGTCTGTAATGATGCCCATGACCTAAACTTGGCAGTGGACGTGGAAGATAGAATTGTCGCCATCTGCACAGACATTAGGTTGATGGCTGCAGAGGTGATGTCTGAAGCTAGGCAACATAATAACCAATCTGAAGACAACAGCTGACAGCGTGGGGGAAACTTTGTATACTTTCACATGAATACCCTGCAGAAATGTTGGGAAAGAGTCGCATCAGATGGAGAATTGcatcacattttacattttattagcCCTAAATTAAAGTATGTCCAGATGGGTGAAAGTTACCTTCTACTGAGAGAAGGTAACAACGCTAACACAGACTGTACTTGGAAGTGAGATTGACTTTTCTTTTGTATGAAATATTCTGAGCAGCTTACCTGTCAAAGATAAATACCTTAAGGATTTTGGTTCAGCCAGTAACAAAAGAACAGTTTTGACCACGAATGGTTGAAATGTGACCCAACTAAGAATGACTAGACTGTTGAGTAATATTGagacaaatacttttttttttccaatttacaGGCGGATCCATTCCCTAaaaaaatcattgaaatggATGCATTATATATACCAATCATATATCTCTAGTGCTACTCTGAATACATGTGTGACCAACAGGTGCTGTGCCTCAGTTTGTTCtatttgtgaaaaataaaactttttctttttttagtgcaTGCTGAATCTTGAATACTGAGTGatactgaaaagcagaaaattgTTCTGAGTTCAGAAAAATCCAAATGTGAACTTCTCTTTGAAAAATATGGACACTGTGTCCTCGGGGCTGAAGAGAGGAGGGACCACCCAGCGTGAGGGGAAAATAGCAGAAAGAATGGAGTTAGTGagctgctctctgtaaaggccAGAGCCCCAGAGGGCCCAGTGCCTCTGTCTTCAGTTATGTTCGGTTTCTGTTAGCACGTGACCCTGGAGATCTTTTGGTCTTAAAATAAATTactaattttatttattgattaaacagaagtgtgagtgacatttgcacataaataagtgacataatattcagtacttagtTTTAAGAGTTTACTCTTTGGCCGCCCCACTTCAGCCATctgctggttttttttgtttttttcgaaAAAATtgtccacacccaccgccgcgctatgaattctgggataggtttgGGCCACAagggatacacccgacccatccttcaaatttggggaaatgaaggacggaTTTGTCGGCagcatttggagcagccttcgatttgggacagccttcgtcgcatGGTGACATAATCGGACTTCAAATGtggcctccgaaggatgcagcccctgaattgggatTCAGCGGGGGTGTCTAAATTCATAGGATGCATCCTCCTAAGGACCTGGCCTTCGcagtctacgtgggccgggtcctctgaagaccgggtaggccggaagtgagcggctgtgaaatgggacggtctagccttcagatttgcgtcaccgctgtcttgTTGGAGTTTAATAACCTTAGCGGTCTGCTCCTTGGTATCTAAAATATAAGAGGACACTGGTGTAAACTCTCAACCATCTCACTGTCTGATaacaaagaacattaaaacattactgttggccacatgtcggcaaagttatgtgacattagtgatgtttgtactttcagcgtcggcgtatattttaaaggctttaaaatatacgccattcaatagtcgaccttaatcttacagagaatgtgatgattttatggataattaaagttaGTAATATattcacaaacacaacaagaagtTTTGGTTGGGttatggggaaaaaataaatgaaatagcAATTAGTAACAAAAATATTAGTCCAGCTTTACCATTTTCAGTTTTACCCCCAGGGCTATATGAACAAACTCCTCATTTTCATTTACTACACAAGGGAAGAGTGCAGAATAAAAGCCAGGTATATGATCGTATGAGGGGAAAGTATTCAGAACATGTGAAAATTCATACTGATGCATCCAAAttgttagattaaaaaaagtGTGCGTTGCATTTGTTGTTCCAGAAAGAAGTTTTGCGATGAGTAAAAGAAATACTGATAATTTGGGGAACTTGTAGCAACTTCAATCGTTTTAAACTGGGTGGAGAAGGGACCAGTAGGGAAGTATTTGATCCGCCCTCTAGTAGCGCACGATTGAGTATATCGTTATGACCCGGCCTAGGGGTAACCAGGACCCAACATGcaggtgcaaaaaaaaaaaaaagtgttttctagGACTGAACTGCAGCCACTAGAAGACAGCTCTGCTGCCCTAACCTACAAGCACTAGCACTCTCCTGCTAGTGCTTGTAAGAAAGGCCAGGAACAAAGCAATTAAAGAGGCTAATCAGCAGTTTATTCTCTTCGGATGGGAGCaatgccaaaacaacaaacaaaaaggtttCCCTATCAGgaagtcaaagaaaacaaagacaattcTAACCTAAGCTCctatccaaaaaacaaaaagggctTCTCACTCCTACTGAACTGCTGCAGTGTAAGAAATTACAAGGAACACTATTTACATTCAGCAAAGAAGGATCATCCAGGCTGGAGAAGCTaatcaggaaggctggctctgtggtcggcatgaagctggacactctggtgacagtggcagagaaaaggacatTAAAGAAACTGATGGACATCCTCTGCACACA contains these protein-coding regions:
- the LOC102079735 gene encoding uncharacterized protein LOC102079735 isoform X1 — its product is MDAADALVDRFFSWVELQKECADKLDKLADELEETQKNVNTAKVVGSSLSVGGAAAMTAAGVATMITGGAALPVIAMAGGAASWAGLATDASCDVVNLTRAEKTSEEAEEVVEKIENLHEEIDKLLESLKKEFQKKEDHDDSCSDDHLMESILREMAKRNGLIVDDTVSLKKILEDHVQCLKPVILSFFSLEISVTATVIAKSVRKLLTKGGTKAAKGVAKSVAGKTAGKAVGRMAGGILGLLFSVPELIENWNNMDICETEASKSLKENAKAIRTESENMKKDLQEILNVFRRLAKVKDCIDNRTRSSDDKKELIEFAVEHCKDEDALQWLRENSEFETFFKLIDLFRFLTKKKEEKKLHSNNIDITFVAHGSITDSMISANCLLPLSKITDVVLYSPWNCAIDAKVAYGVATGLIEPQHRVFSCETPDQERCCCCHCRSCRNKKVCEVPDADHQPTKRPDEWNSMTKAGDRKIPNIMLRPLRQRKDGAWKNFEILKDKYCEPEGNRIIVPFILPGRRKEEVPFFVVSLALSQVLLFSRFQATLHLTACLGKISREIKIDEDTLKEQYACTIDSTRMTSSQGKPRQKNKRLFKAFKVLFG
- the LOC102079735 gene encoding uncharacterized protein LOC102079735 isoform X2, with the translated sequence MDAADALVDRFFSWVELQKECADKLDKLADELEETQKNVNTAKVVGSSLSVGGAAAMTAAGVATMITGGAALPVIAMAGGAASWAGLATDASCDVVNLTRAEKTSEEAEEVVEKIENLHEEIDKLLESLKKEFQKKEDHDDSCSDDHLMESILREMAKQISVTATVIAKSVRKLLTKGGTKAAKGVAKSVAGKTAGKAVGRMAGGILGLLFSVPELIENWNNMDICETEASKSLKENAKAIRTESENMKKDLQEILNVFRRLAKVKDCIDNRTRSSDDKKELIEFAVEHCKDEDALQWLRENSEFETFFKLIDLFRFLTKKKEEKKLHSNNIDITFVAHGSITDSMISANCLLPLSKITDVVLYSPWNCAIDAKVAYGVATGLIEPQHRVFSCETPDQERCCCCHCRSCRNKKVCEVPDADHQPTKRPDEWNSMTKAGDRKIPNIMLRPLRQRKDGAWKNFEILKDKYCEPEGNRIIVPFILPGRRKEEVPFFVVSLALSQVLLFSRFQATLHLTACLGKISREIKIDEDTLKEQYACTIDSTRMTSSQGKPRQKNKRLFKAFKVLFG